One Prunus dulcis chromosome 8, ALMONDv2, whole genome shotgun sequence DNA window includes the following coding sequences:
- the LOC117637784 gene encoding uncharacterized protein LOC117637784 isoform X1, with protein sequence MVRSARIFNLSQIYLLTHDGDTPRDMSFGGYVFDTKDRKLDSSIPPTLERKRSGTVVSAYDGLYYLEATSSLITDPDPSFEKYDPVKKAWQQLPPFPFSNDLPTNVMGYAVCYGVILYSFWDLKKDFGLAAFHVGRGDWNRVKVDSSAYAPFRGRAIVVGEYIYALHVFEKNEIIGFSLRMDKDEDGGVAYSLSNVLTLRGLEIANPPLPFYEYKSDYLIHLGNQDLLHVKTGCIEEHCNVQHLCIATFQIVVREVGWHMIQTLHSSVLRADIEGRDWFFINFGFTPECGDYEPTKRDYEHVERHSAASVNPPKQEDDTLHE encoded by the exons ATGGTTCGGAGTGCAAGAATTTTCAACCTGTctcaaatatatttacttacaCATGATGGTGATACACCTCGCGATATGTCATTTGGAGGGTATGTATTTGATACGAAGGATAGGAAATTAGATTCATCAATACCTCCTACCTTAGAGCGTAAGCGGTCTGGAACAGTTGTGTCCGCATATGATGGACTCTATTATCTTGAAGCTACATCGTCTTTAATTACAGATCCAGATCCATCCTTTGAGAAGTATGATCCTGTTAAGAAGGCTTGGCAGCAACTGCCtccatttccattttctaATGACCTTCCTACGAATGTAATGGGTTATGCTGTATGTTATGGAGTTATTTTGTATTCATTTTGGGACCTAAAAAAAGACTTCGGCCTTGCTGCTTTTCACGTGGGTAGAGGGGATTGGAATCGAGTGAAAGTTGACTCTTCTGCTTATGCTCCTTTCCGAGGGAGGGCCATAGTTGTAGGCGAATATATCTATGCCTTACATGTGTTTGAGAAGAACGAGATTATAGGATTCTCCTTGAGGATGGACAAAGATGAGGATGGCGGTGTTGCATATTCACTAAGCAATGTGTTGACATTGCGCGGCCTGGAAATTGCAAATCCGCCATTGCCGTTTTATGAGTACAAGTCAGACTATTTGATTCATTTGGGGAACCAGGACTTATTACATGTTAAGACTGGCTGTATCGAAGAACATTGCAATGTTCAACATCTTTGTATCGCCACGTTTCAAATTGTTGTTAGAGAAGTAGGATGGCATATGATCCAGACCTTACATTCAAGTGTTCTTCGTGCGGATATCGAGGGCCGTGATTGGTTCTTCATTAATTTCGGCTTCACTCC GGAGTGTGGGGATTATGAACCCACAAAAAGGGATTATGAGCACGTAGAAAGGCATAGTGCAGCTAGCGTGAACCcaccaaaacaagaagatgacACACTGCATGAATAG
- the LOC117637702 gene encoding transcription factor MYB52-like, translating into MDEYGDEAKSTTCPRGHWRPAEDEKLRQLVEQYGAQNWNSIAEKLQGRSGKSCRLRWFNQLDPRINRRPFSEEEEERLLAAHRIHGNKWALIARLFPGRTDNAVKNHWHVIMARRQREQSKVCGKRSYQDFCNDHSSNTSSISNNFDVSRKFNSQGELRSSSSIGFDQNSSTKFFEFRNPNKDRTTMFMDSRHTNSSPYNWNFATMSTTSNNVASSSVGLLGRERRDYFNNVSSNNNIPGCSKGSDHQFVHRRNNPTTSSFMYGSYIGSTSAFGLPNYKRVNVPSPFGCLGLGDHINRPEQHGRTFKKELANFCDNASTLAKWRVAATTKFGDHDCQDHESIDHHKETPFIDFLGVGISS; encoded by the exons ATGGATGAGTATGGAGATGAAGCAAAGAGTACTACCTGCCCTCGTGGACATTGGAGGCCGGCCGAGGATGAAAAACTCCGGCAACTTGTTGAGCAGTACGGTGCCCAGAACTGGAACTCCATAGCTGAGAAGCTTCAAGGAAGATCAG gGAAGAGTTGTAGGTTGAGGTGGTTTAATCAACTAGATCCGAGAATCAACCGAAGGCCGTTtagtgaggaagaagaagagaggctGCTAGCAGCACATCGCATTCATGGAAACAAGTGGGCACTGATTGCAAGACTGTTTCCAGGCCGTACTGATAATGCTGTGAAGAATCATTGGCATGTTATAATGGCAAGAAGACAAAGAGAGCAGTCCAAAGTTTGTGGGAAGAGAAGCTACCAAGATTTCTGTAATGATCACTCATCAAACACCTCCTCAATTTCCAACAATTTTGATGTAAGCAGGAAATTTAATTCTCAAGGGGAATTGAGATCTTCATCATCAATTGGGTTTGATCAGAATAGTAGCACTAAGTTCTTCGAATTCCGAAATCCAAATAAAGATAGGACAACAATGTTCATGGACTCAAGGCATACTAATTCTTCCCCTTACAATTGGAACTTTGCTACAATGTCAACAACCTCAAACAACGTCGCATCATCTTCAGTTGGTTTATTGGGAAGGGAAAGAAGAGATTACTTCAACAATGTTAGTTCTAACAACAACATTCCCGGGTGCTCGAAAGGTTCGGATCATCAATTCGTTCATCGGAGAAATAACCCGACTACTTCTTCATTCATGTATGGCAGCTATATAGGTTCCACTAGTGCATTTGGGCTTCCAAATTACAAGAGGGTTAATGTTCCAAGTCCTTTTGGGTGCCTCGGTCTTGGTGATCACATTAATCGTCCTGAGCAACATGGAAGGACATTCAAGAAAGAGTTGGCTAATTTTTGTGACAATGCATCGACATTGGCAAAATGGAGGGTTGCAGCCACAACTAAATTTGGCGACCATGATTGCCAAGATCACGAATCGATCGATCATCACAAGGAAACTCCCTTCATTGATTTTCTTGGTGTGGGGATCTCTTCTTAA
- the LOC117636893 gene encoding uncharacterized protein LOC117636893, with product MANLAKLEFAALDLSGDNYLSWVLDAKIHLRANGLGQTIVDENYASPEENAKAMIFLRRHIHEALKSEYVVVDEPLVLWKALGERYDHHKTMTLPRARYEWTHLRFQDYKHSGFKKYSELVSCLLLAEQNNELLLKNHQSRPTGSAPLPEINAASQEVNATSSRGNIHKRGRWGKRGHWQGNRKNRGARSEGLGPRSGPSTNGKNASRNKGKAQMSHVPRNVKSTCHRCGAKGHWVRACRTPKHLADLYQASLKNRKVEINYIDHAPPATDGS from the exons atggcaaatttggcaaaactagAGTTTGCTGCCTTGGACCTTTCCGGGGACAACTATTTATCATGGGTCTtggatgccaaaattcatctacGAGCCAATGGCCTCGGACAAACAATTGTAGATGAGAATTATGCTTCGCCTGAAGAGAATGCGAAGGCCATGATCTTTCTTCGCCGCCACATCCATGAAGCGCTGAAAAGCGaatatgtggtggttgatgaaccgttggttctgTGGAAAGCTCTAGGTGAAAGATACGATCACCACAAGACGATGACTCTCCCAAGAGCTAGATACGAATGGACccacttgagatttcaagattacaa acatagcggtttcaagaagtactCGGAACTTGTATCTTGCCTCTTGTTAGCTGAGCAGAATAATGAGCTATTATTAAAGAATCACCAATCTCGCCCAACGGGATCAGCACCACTTCCTGAAATAAATGCTGCATCTCAGGAAGTGAATGCCACTTCATCTCGTGGTAATATCCACAAACGTGGGCGATGGGGCAAGCGTGGCCACTGGcaaggaaatagaaaaaatcgTGGTGCTCGTTCAGAGGGTCTAGGTCCAAGGAGTGGTCCATCCACGAACGGCAAAAATGCATCCCGTAATAAGGGAAAGGCACAGATGAGCCATGTGCCTAGAAATGTTAAAAGCACTTGTCACAGATGTGGTGCAAAGGGACATTGGGTGCGCGCATGTCGTACGCCCAAGCATTTGGCGGATCTCTATCAAGCTTCACTTAAGAACAGGAAAGTGGAGATAAATTACATTGATCATGCTCCGCCAGCCACAGATGGCTCATAA
- the LOC117637784 gene encoding uncharacterized protein LOC117637784 isoform X2, producing the protein MVRSARIFNLSQIYLLTHDGDTPRDMSFGGYVFDTKDRKLDSSIPPTLERKRSGTVVSAYDGLYYLEATSSLITDPDPSFEKYDPVKKAWQQLPPFPFSNDLPTNVMGYAVCYGVILYSFWDLKKDFGLAAFHVGRGDWNRVKVDSSAYAPFRGRAIVVGEYIYALHVFEKNEIIGFSLRMDKDEDGGVAYSLSNVLTLRGLEIANPPLPFYEYKSDYLIHLGNQDLLHVKTGCIEEHCNVQHLCIATFQIVVREVGWHMIQTLHSSVLRADIEGRDWFFINFGFTPKKPTREKPP; encoded by the exons ATGGTTCGGAGTGCAAGAATTTTCAACCTGTctcaaatatatttacttacaCATGATGGTGATACACCTCGCGATATGTCATTTGGAGGGTATGTATTTGATACGAAGGATAGGAAATTAGATTCATCAATACCTCCTACCTTAGAGCGTAAGCGGTCTGGAACAGTTGTGTCCGCATATGATGGACTCTATTATCTTGAAGCTACATCGTCTTTAATTACAGATCCAGATCCATCCTTTGAGAAGTATGATCCTGTTAAGAAGGCTTGGCAGCAACTGCCtccatttccattttctaATGACCTTCCTACGAATGTAATGGGTTATGCTGTATGTTATGGAGTTATTTTGTATTCATTTTGGGACCTAAAAAAAGACTTCGGCCTTGCTGCTTTTCACGTGGGTAGAGGGGATTGGAATCGAGTGAAAGTTGACTCTTCTGCTTATGCTCCTTTCCGAGGGAGGGCCATAGTTGTAGGCGAATATATCTATGCCTTACATGTGTTTGAGAAGAACGAGATTATAGGATTCTCCTTGAGGATGGACAAAGATGAGGATGGCGGTGTTGCATATTCACTAAGCAATGTGTTGACATTGCGCGGCCTGGAAATTGCAAATCCGCCATTGCCGTTTTATGAGTACAAGTCAGACTATTTGATTCATTTGGGGAACCAGGACTTATTACATGTTAAGACTGGCTGTATCGAAGAACATTGCAATGTTCAACATCTTTGTATCGCCACGTTTCAAATTGTTGTTAGAGAAGTAGGATGGCATATGATCCAGACCTTACATTCAAGTGTTCTTCGTGCGGATATCGAGGGCCGTGATTGGTTCTTCATTAATTTCGGCTTCACTCC AAAGAAGCCAACAAGAGAAAAGCCTCCATGA